In the Flagellimonas sp. HMM57 genome, one interval contains:
- the epsC gene encoding serine O-acetyltransferase EpsC codes for MDKESIIAALKKHKKLPYLDYRLKEETEHFTNTLFYTLFDVNTPVANNLDALGEKFSLLVELACWDSNKPCTKVWEHYIQCLPGILEKLNFDAKAILDCDPASLSIQEVYMAYPGFYAIAIYRLAHELYNQGFPLVPRLMTEYAHRQTGVDINPGAQIGESFFIDHATGVVIGETAIIHDNVKVYQGVTLGALYVAKELQKVKRHPTIMSNVTIYANATILGGETIIGENSTIGGNAWLTASVPANSTVFHTPEIKIKTVSNVQ; via the coding sequence ATGGACAAAGAATCGATAATCGCTGCTTTAAAAAAGCACAAGAAATTACCCTATTTAGACTATAGGCTAAAAGAAGAGACAGAACATTTCACCAACACCCTTTTTTATACACTTTTTGATGTAAATACACCTGTTGCCAACAATCTTGATGCATTAGGTGAAAAATTCAGCCTACTTGTGGAACTGGCCTGTTGGGATTCTAACAAACCTTGCACAAAGGTATGGGAACATTATATTCAGTGCTTACCTGGAATCTTGGAAAAACTTAACTTTGACGCCAAGGCCATCTTGGATTGTGATCCAGCCTCTTTATCCATTCAAGAGGTATATATGGCCTATCCTGGGTTTTATGCCATTGCCATATATAGATTGGCACACGAACTCTACAACCAAGGATTTCCTTTGGTTCCACGATTAATGACAGAATATGCCCATAGACAAACTGGTGTGGACATCAACCCCGGGGCACAAATAGGGGAATCGTTCTTTATAGATCATGCCACGGGAGTTGTCATTGGCGAAACAGCCATAATCCATGACAATGTAAAAGTATATCAAGGTGTTACGTTGGGTGCACTCTATGTTGCAAAAGAGTTACAGAAAGTAAAAAGGCACCCCACAATAATGTCCAATGTCACCATTTATGCGAATGCAACAATTTTAGGCGGGGAAACCATTATTGGCGAAAATTCCACTATAGGCGGTAATGCTTGGTTGACGGCTTCGGTTCCTGCCAATTCAACCGTTTTTCATACGCCAGAAATAAAAATAAAGACCGTTTCCAATGTCCAATAG
- the cysM gene encoding cysteine synthase CysM, protein MSNSILDLIGNTPLVESKVLNTNPNVKLLFKLEGHNPGGSVKDRPALNMIRAGMERGEITKNSKLIEATSGNTGIALAMIAGIYGLDIELVMPENSTKERVQTMRAYGAKVTLTSADVGIEGSRDYAENKVKNEGCQMLNQFGNDDNWKAHYKTTGPEIWKDTNGQVTHFVSSMGTTGTIMGTSSFLKEKNSDVQIVGVQPTDDSRIPGIRKWPEAYLPKIFNPKKVDTVMEVSQEEAHQMAKRLAKEEGIFSGMSSGGAATIALRLAKSLESGTIVSIVCDRGDRYLSSDLFE, encoded by the coding sequence ATGTCCAATAGCATTCTTGATTTAATAGGCAATACGCCTCTGGTCGAATCCAAGGTTTTGAATACCAATCCTAATGTGAAATTATTGTTCAAGCTAGAAGGACACAATCCAGGTGGTAGTGTAAAGGACAGACCAGCTCTGAACATGATACGGGCAGGCATGGAACGGGGCGAGATTACAAAAAACTCAAAACTAATTGAAGCGACCAGTGGAAATACAGGTATCGCCCTAGCTATGATTGCCGGAATCTATGGGCTTGATATTGAGCTTGTGATGCCAGAAAACTCTACAAAAGAACGTGTACAGACCATGAGAGCATATGGTGCCAAGGTCACTCTAACCTCTGCTGATGTTGGTATAGAAGGTTCTCGTGATTATGCTGAAAATAAAGTTAAAAATGAGGGGTGCCAAATGCTCAACCAATTTGGGAATGATGATAATTGGAAAGCGCACTATAAAACCACTGGACCAGAAATCTGGAAGGATACAAATGGACAAGTCACACATTTTGTTTCGAGTATGGGTACGACCGGTACGATCATGGGGACCTCAAGCTTTTTAAAGGAAAAGAATTCTGATGTTCAAATTGTCGGTGTCCAACCTACGGATGATTCGAGAATTCCGGGAATACGAAAATGGCCTGAAGCATATCTGCCTAAGATTTTTAATCCCAAAAAGGTAGATACGGTAATGGAAGTGAGCCAGGAAGAAGCACACCAAATGGCTAAAAGATTGGCTAAAGAAGAAGGTATTTTTTCTGGGATGAGCAGTGGTGGTGCAGCTACCATTGCACTTCGCTTGGCAAAATCCCTAGAAAGTGGAACTATTGTTTCTATTGTCTGTGACAGGGGCGATAGATACCTATCTTCCGATTTATTCGAATAA
- a CDS encoding alpha/beta hydrolase, whose protein sequence is MPNWLYILLIVITSYLVISVLLYFLQDYFLFKPEKLSKDFQFHYDNQVIEEYNVETRDGAVINGLHFKSEKPKGIVFYLKGNSKSIKGWGKFAVDFTRHGYDVIMVDYRGFGKSTGRRTQKAVKRDMQVIYNKLKDKVTEKYIILYGRSMGSGFAAKLASMNNPRMLILDAPYYSLSKVAKKFIPFMPLSLLIKFPMPTYKWLKYVNCPIHIIHGTDDKLIPYKTSVKLSKIKPELTKLYTVIGGGHKNLNTFESYHTMLTEIITTKPKKVDLEGSSINVKHSSKRANAKA, encoded by the coding sequence ATGCCAAACTGGCTTTACATTTTGTTGATTGTTATTACAAGCTATTTGGTGATCAGTGTTTTGCTATATTTTTTACAGGATTACTTTTTATTTAAGCCTGAAAAATTATCCAAAGATTTTCAGTTCCATTACGATAATCAGGTAATTGAAGAGTATAATGTTGAGACAAGGGACGGGGCCGTTATCAATGGATTGCACTTTAAATCGGAAAAACCCAAGGGAATAGTTTTTTATCTAAAGGGGAATTCAAAAAGCATAAAAGGATGGGGGAAGTTTGCTGTCGATTTCACGCGTCATGGTTATGATGTCATTATGGTAGATTACCGCGGTTTTGGCAAGAGTACGGGGAGAAGAACACAGAAAGCGGTAAAACGTGATATGCAGGTAATCTATAACAAGCTCAAAGATAAAGTGACTGAAAAATACATTATACTTTATGGTCGTTCCATGGGTTCAGGTTTCGCTGCAAAATTAGCTTCAATGAACAATCCCCGTATGTTGATATTGGATGCTCCCTATTATAGTTTGAGCAAAGTCGCAAAAAAGTTTATTCCGTTTATGCCACTTTCTTTACTGATAAAATTTCCAATGCCAACTTACAAATGGTTAAAATATGTAAACTGCCCAATTCATATTATCCACGGCACGGATGATAAGTTAATACCCTATAAAACAAGTGTCAAACTCTCAAAAATTAAACCTGAGCTTACCAAACTTTACACGGTAATAGGAGGGGGACACAAAAATTTAAACACTTTTGAATCGTATCATACCATGCTGACAGAAATCATTACGACAAAACCCAAGAAAGTGGATCTAGAAGGTTCCAGTATTAATGTTAAACACTCTTCAAAACGCGCCAATGCAAAAGCTTAG
- a CDS encoding DUF2461 domain-containing protein, giving the protein MKNSRITKETLDILKKLAKNNNKDWFEANKATFKKYEAEVKSFYTMLQEKLNVHDDIEKMKMFRIYRDVRFSKDKTPYKTHFAGSFSRLGAHLRGGYYVHIKPGGSFIATGFWNPNKEDLLRIRKELEMDASEFRETINEKAFKKVWGALEGDEVKTAPKGFDKAHPDIDLIKKKQFIFIKNFSDTEVLSDSFIETLDESFKAIRPYFDLMSDILTTNLNGESILD; this is encoded by the coding sequence GTGAAGAATTCTAGAATTACCAAAGAAACTTTGGACATTTTAAAAAAGTTGGCAAAAAACAACAATAAAGATTGGTTTGAAGCGAACAAAGCCACGTTTAAAAAATATGAAGCCGAAGTTAAATCCTTTTATACCATGCTACAAGAGAAACTGAATGTACATGATGACATTGAAAAAATGAAAATGTTCCGTATTTATCGGGATGTTCGTTTTTCAAAGGACAAGACACCTTACAAAACGCATTTTGCTGGTTCCTTCTCAAGATTGGGCGCCCATTTGAGGGGCGGATACTACGTTCATATTAAACCTGGGGGTTCATTTATTGCGACAGGCTTTTGGAATCCAAATAAGGAGGATTTGCTTCGTATTCGGAAAGAATTGGAGATGGATGCATCGGAATTTAGGGAAACCATAAATGAAAAAGCGTTTAAAAAGGTTTGGGGCGCATTAGAGGGCGATGAAGTAAAAACGGCTCCCAAAGGTTTTGACAAAGCGCATCCCGATATCGATTTAATAAAAAAGAAACAATTCATCTTTATCAAAAACTTTTCAGATACGGAAGTACTGTCCGATTCATTTATTGAAACGTTGGATGAATCGTTCAAGGCCATTAGACCTTATTTTGATTTGATGAGCGATATTTTGACCACCAATCTTAACGGGGAATCCATCTTAGACTAA
- a CDS encoding glyoxalase, translated as MDSRSKNLLDIRPEIAQARLHDNMSRDERFQNKTLRPVIKFQNLLLIEVFRNYIDKHKGAFYDLSLEKRLEFIEKSIQKDIKFRNSLKGIIIGQFTVEEYQNYIQNSSALNKRMMNMVIERIKDQVQLLDNAVLV; from the coding sequence ATGGATTCAAGATCCAAGAATCTTTTGGACATTCGTCCAGAGATTGCACAAGCTCGGCTACATGATAATATGAGCCGCGATGAGCGTTTTCAAAATAAAACTTTACGTCCAGTCATCAAATTTCAGAATCTCTTGCTCATAGAGGTTTTTAGAAATTATATTGATAAACACAAAGGCGCATTTTACGATCTTTCCTTGGAAAAAAGATTGGAGTTTATTGAAAAATCAATCCAGAAGGATATCAAGTTCCGTAATTCGCTAAAAGGGATAATCATTGGGCAGTTTACTGTTGAAGAGTATCAAAACTACATTCAAAATTCCTCTGCGCTCAACAAGCGTATGATGAATATGGTCATTGAGCGGATAAAAGACCAAGTGCAATTATTGGATAACGCAGTATTAGTCTAA
- a CDS encoding alpha/beta hydrolase — translation MQKLRRFGLSILSLFLLLIAMLYFLQEKLIFLPSKLPLDYEYSFTQNFEELFLEGTDDAKLNALHFKQENPKGLILYFHGNAGDLSRWGNIASSFVELRYDVIVMDYRTYGKSTGKLSESALYEDAQLFYDYALDFYEEDSIVVYGRSLGSGIATNLASNNKPKKLILETPFYSLLDEAQNRFPFLPVKHVLKYKMTSFEYIQNVSAPVRIFHGTLDNVVSYESGKKLYVAISSEDKKMYTIKNGNHNNLIEFEAFRKGIKEEL, via the coding sequence ATGCAAAAGCTTAGACGTTTTGGGCTATCCATCTTATCTTTATTTTTACTACTTATAGCGATGCTTTATTTTCTTCAAGAAAAACTCATTTTTCTACCCTCAAAACTTCCTCTTGACTACGAATACTCGTTTACCCAAAATTTTGAAGAACTCTTTTTGGAGGGTACAGACGACGCTAAATTAAACGCCTTACATTTTAAGCAAGAGAATCCAAAAGGCTTGATACTATATTTTCATGGCAATGCGGGCGATTTATCTAGATGGGGGAACATTGCTTCTTCATTTGTGGAATTGCGCTATGACGTAATTGTCATGGATTATAGGACCTATGGAAAAAGTACCGGAAAACTAAGCGAATCGGCACTGTATGAGGATGCGCAATTGTTCTATGATTATGCACTGGACTTCTATGAAGAAGATAGTATTGTTGTCTATGGTCGTTCCTTGGGGTCTGGTATTGCAACCAATTTAGCATCCAATAACAAGCCAAAAAAACTGATTTTGGAAACTCCTTTTTATAGTTTGTTGGATGAAGCTCAAAATCGTTTCCCCTTTTTACCCGTCAAACACGTTTTAAAATATAAAATGACTTCATTTGAGTATATTCAAAACGTATCGGCTCCTGTTCGTATTTTTCATGGAACACTTGACAATGTTGTTTCTTATGAATCAGGCAAAAAATTATACGTTGCCATATCAAGTGAAGATAAAAAAATGTACACCATTAAAAATGGAAACCACAATAACTTGATAGAATTTGAAGCTTTTCGAAAAGGAATCAAAGAGGAACTATAG